In a single window of the Allobranchiibius huperziae genome:
- a CDS encoding acyl-CoA synthetase: protein MRDQGLGSWTRRRARMTPDRPALVQDGRATTYADLHRASTRLAHGLRERGITRGDRVAFLGLNGVEMVLSMFATAKLGGVFVPVNTRLAPPELAYVLGHSGARLLLIEDALAASASTPEVDELALDIVTFTRDAGAGLDALHAPDDGEVDELIALDDLFMIQYTSGTSGRPKGVMLTHANVVWNVYNLLVDIDLGSDEVALVTAPLFHTAALNQVLFPTILKGGTALLEARFDPVAAVDIIERERVTLLFGVTSMYLALAAAPRFHAADLASLHLALSGGAPIPESLLHTWLDRGLMIVQGYGLTEASPGATMLRAADGVRKLGTAGTACFFADVRVAAGDEDVPAGEPGEVLVSGPNVSPGYWQDPRATEAAFTDEWLHTGDVATADGEGYLRIVDRIKDMYISGGENVYPAEVEQALHEHPQIAECAVIGVPDERWGEVGRVFVVTRPGAHLSESDVLAHLDERLARYKRPASVVFLPELPHNASGKLIKSRLRETTR from the coding sequence ATGAGGGACCAGGGGCTGGGCTCCTGGACCCGGCGGCGCGCCCGGATGACCCCGGACCGGCCCGCGCTGGTCCAGGACGGCCGCGCTACGACCTACGCCGACCTGCACCGGGCGAGCACCCGCCTCGCGCACGGCCTGCGGGAGCGCGGCATCACCCGCGGTGACCGGGTCGCGTTCCTCGGCCTCAACGGCGTGGAGATGGTCCTCTCGATGTTCGCCACCGCGAAGCTCGGCGGCGTCTTCGTGCCGGTGAACACGCGACTGGCCCCGCCCGAGCTGGCCTACGTGCTGGGCCACAGCGGCGCGCGGCTGCTGCTGATCGAGGACGCGCTCGCCGCGTCGGCGTCGACCCCGGAGGTCGACGAACTCGCCCTGGACATCGTGACGTTCACGCGCGACGCGGGCGCCGGCCTCGACGCACTGCACGCCCCGGACGACGGGGAGGTCGACGAGCTCATCGCCCTCGACGACCTCTTCATGATCCAGTACACGTCGGGCACCAGTGGTCGCCCGAAGGGTGTGATGCTCACCCACGCGAACGTGGTGTGGAACGTCTACAACCTGCTGGTCGACATCGACCTCGGCAGTGACGAGGTGGCGCTGGTGACCGCCCCGCTCTTCCACACGGCGGCGCTCAACCAGGTGCTCTTCCCGACGATCCTCAAGGGCGGGACGGCGCTGCTGGAGGCCCGCTTCGACCCGGTCGCCGCGGTCGACATCATCGAACGCGAGCGCGTGACGCTGCTCTTCGGGGTGACCTCGATGTACCTCGCGCTCGCGGCGGCACCGCGCTTCCACGCGGCGGACCTGGCCAGCCTGCACCTGGCGCTCAGCGGCGGGGCGCCGATCCCGGAGTCGCTGCTGCACACGTGGCTGGACCGCGGGCTGATGATCGTGCAGGGGTACGGCCTGACGGAGGCCTCGCCGGGCGCGACGATGCTGCGGGCGGCGGACGGCGTCCGCAAGCTCGGTACCGCGGGCACCGCGTGCTTCTTCGCCGACGTGCGGGTGGCCGCCGGTGACGAGGACGTGCCTGCGGGCGAACCCGGCGAGGTGCTCGTCAGCGGGCCGAACGTCAGCCCCGGCTACTGGCAGGACCCGCGCGCCACCGAGGCGGCGTTCACCGACGAATGGCTGCACACCGGAGACGTCGCCACCGCGGACGGCGAGGGCTATCTGCGGATCGTGGACCGCATCAAGGACATGTACATCTCCGGCGGTGAGAACGTCTATCCGGCCGAGGTCGAGCAGGCGCTGCACGAGCACCCGCAGATCGCCGAGTGCGCGGTGATCGGAGTGCCGGACGAGAGGTGGGGCGAGGTCGGGCGCGTGTTCGTGGTCACCCGGCCTGGAGCGCACCTGTCGGAGTCCGACGTACTCGCTCATCTGGACGAACGGCTCGCCCGGTACAAGCGGCCCGCGAGCGTCGTCTTCCTGCCCGAACTCCCCCACAACGCCTCCGGAAAACTCATCAAGTCCCGACTCAGAGAGACCACCCGATGA
- a CDS encoding 3-hydroxyacyl-CoA dehydrogenase NAD-binding domain-containing protein, which produces MSADLSPVAVIGAGSIGGSWVALALSRGLEVHAADPAPGAQDALRAAVADHLTELDCTSQPLERLHFHADPAAAATGAAFVIECGPERVKVKRELFAALDEVTDPGVVLASSSSGIGPSAFQDACRHPDRVLVAHPFNPPHLVPLVEVVGGRLTSAQTVDTTMAAMRALGRSPVHVRAELPGHVVNRLQAALWREAYDLVRRGAISVADLDRAVASGPGLRWALLGPIATQHLSGGPDGLAHVLEHLGPPMVDWWADLGDPELTPELTMQLVSGVTEELGGREPEVRARRDRGLRELLTTKERLGLDTVGEETP; this is translated from the coding sequence ATGAGCGCCGACCTCTCCCCCGTCGCCGTCATCGGGGCCGGCTCGATCGGCGGCAGCTGGGTCGCGCTCGCGCTGTCCCGCGGGCTCGAGGTGCACGCCGCCGACCCCGCACCGGGCGCCCAGGACGCACTGCGCGCGGCGGTGGCCGACCATCTGACGGAGCTCGACTGCACATCGCAGCCGCTCGAAAGGCTGCATTTCCACGCCGACCCCGCCGCCGCGGCCACCGGCGCGGCGTTCGTCATCGAGTGCGGCCCGGAGCGGGTGAAGGTGAAGCGTGAGCTCTTCGCTGCGCTCGACGAGGTCACCGACCCGGGCGTCGTCCTTGCGAGCAGCTCGTCAGGCATCGGCCCATCCGCCTTCCAGGACGCCTGCCGGCACCCCGATCGCGTGCTCGTCGCGCACCCGTTCAACCCGCCCCACCTGGTGCCGCTCGTGGAGGTGGTCGGTGGGCGTCTCACCTCCGCGCAGACCGTGGACACCACGATGGCGGCGATGCGCGCATTGGGGCGCAGCCCGGTCCATGTCCGGGCCGAGCTGCCTGGGCACGTCGTGAACCGCCTGCAGGCAGCGCTCTGGCGAGAGGCCTACGACCTCGTCCGCCGTGGCGCGATCTCGGTCGCGGACCTGGACCGTGCGGTGGCCTCCGGTCCGGGTCTGCGGTGGGCGCTGCTCGGTCCCATCGCCACCCAGCACCTGTCCGGCGGCCCGGACGGGCTGGCGCACGTGCTGGAGCATCTCGGACCGCCGATGGTCGACTGGTGGGCCGACCTCGGCGATCCCGAACTGACGCCGGAGCTGACCATGCAACTGGTCTCCGGCGTCACCGAGGAGCTCGGCGGGCGAGAGCCCGAGGTGCGCGCCCGGCGCGATCGCGGGCTGCGAGAGCTGCTCACCACGAAGGAGCGTCTCGGCCTCGACACCGTCGGCGAGGAGACGCCATGA
- a CDS encoding acetoacetate--CoA ligase, with amino-acid sequence MSVHTGDVLWRPPDDVLDTSEVGRFLTWLHTQRALDLSDHDALWQWSVEDLDGFWSAIWEFFEIHDRGTRTSVLAERVMPGSQWFTGSLLNYAEHALRGAGAQDSAVAIHARSQSRADRDLTWGELRDAVARAARALTDLGVGPGDRVAGYLPNCPEAVVAFLATAALGAVWSSCAIEFGPRSVIDRFGQIEPVVLVVAGGYRYGTKDVDRGDQVTAITAGLPTLRHVVDIEYGAWRVDGATSWSAALAGAEPLDRTTPVPFDHPLVVLFSSGTTGRPKAIVHGHGGVLVEHLKNHALSWDLRRGDVIAWYSTTAWMMWNALVSGLLVGAGIVTIDGDPAYPDLTWQWRLAQETGATLMGASPGFIMACRSAGVDLSGLDLRIRVVGSAGSPLPPEGYAWIGEQLGPRVQLNVGSGGTDVCSGLVQNNPLLPVRAGVISGRALGVDVHAYDDAGLEVIGEPGELVVTSPMPSMPVGLWGDADASLLRATYFERFPGVWQHGDWIVFESDGSCVVTGRSDATLNRGGVRLGTAEFYRVVEELPGIADSLVVHLEDPAGGNGELILFVTTTSGVEVDDALVDTLRAALRTSLSPRHVPDRVVGVRAVPRNLTGKKLELPVKRILQGATPHDVVSRDALADPASLDPFIALAAEASA; translated from the coding sequence ATGAGCGTGCACACCGGCGACGTGCTGTGGCGCCCGCCGGACGACGTCCTCGACACCAGCGAGGTCGGCCGCTTTCTAACGTGGCTGCATACGCAGCGCGCACTCGACCTGAGCGACCACGACGCGCTGTGGCAGTGGTCCGTCGAGGACCTCGACGGTTTCTGGTCCGCGATCTGGGAGTTCTTCGAGATCCACGACCGCGGCACGCGCACGTCCGTCCTCGCGGAACGGGTGATGCCCGGCTCGCAGTGGTTCACCGGGTCGCTGCTCAACTACGCCGAGCACGCGCTGCGCGGCGCCGGGGCCCAGGACTCCGCCGTGGCGATTCACGCTCGGTCCCAGAGCCGCGCCGACCGTGACCTCACCTGGGGCGAGCTGCGCGACGCGGTCGCACGCGCCGCTCGCGCCCTCACCGACCTGGGCGTCGGTCCCGGCGACCGGGTGGCGGGGTACCTGCCGAACTGCCCGGAAGCCGTGGTCGCCTTTCTGGCGACCGCGGCCCTGGGCGCGGTGTGGTCCAGTTGTGCGATCGAGTTCGGCCCGCGCAGCGTGATCGACCGGTTCGGACAGATCGAACCCGTCGTCCTGGTCGTCGCGGGCGGCTATCGCTACGGCACCAAGGACGTCGACCGCGGTGACCAGGTCACGGCCATCACCGCGGGCCTGCCCACGCTGCGCCATGTGGTCGACATCGAGTACGGCGCATGGCGGGTCGACGGCGCGACCTCCTGGTCGGCAGCACTCGCGGGGGCCGAACCGCTCGACCGGACGACACCGGTGCCCTTCGACCACCCGCTGGTGGTCCTCTTCTCCTCCGGCACCACCGGCCGACCCAAGGCCATCGTGCACGGGCACGGAGGGGTCCTGGTCGAGCACCTGAAGAACCACGCGCTGTCCTGGGACCTGCGTCGCGGTGACGTCATCGCGTGGTACTCCACCACCGCCTGGATGATGTGGAACGCGCTGGTGTCCGGGCTGCTCGTCGGAGCGGGCATCGTGACGATCGACGGCGACCCGGCATACCCCGACCTGACGTGGCAGTGGCGTCTGGCGCAGGAGACCGGGGCCACGCTGATGGGCGCGAGCCCCGGATTCATCATGGCCTGCCGCTCGGCCGGGGTGGACCTGAGCGGACTGGACCTGCGGATCCGGGTCGTCGGCTCCGCGGGTTCGCCGCTGCCTCCCGAGGGCTACGCCTGGATCGGCGAGCAGCTCGGGCCGCGGGTGCAGCTCAACGTCGGCAGCGGAGGCACCGACGTGTGCAGCGGGCTGGTGCAGAACAACCCGCTGCTGCCCGTGCGCGCGGGGGTGATCTCCGGTCGGGCACTGGGTGTCGACGTCCACGCGTACGACGACGCGGGCCTGGAGGTGATCGGCGAGCCGGGCGAGCTCGTGGTGACCTCGCCGATGCCGTCGATGCCCGTGGGGCTGTGGGGCGACGCAGACGCATCGCTGCTCCGGGCAACGTATTTCGAACGCTTCCCCGGTGTGTGGCAGCACGGGGACTGGATCGTCTTCGAGTCCGACGGCAGCTGCGTCGTCACCGGTCGCAGTGACGCCACGCTCAACCGCGGCGGCGTACGGCTCGGCACAGCGGAGTTCTACCGCGTCGTCGAGGAGCTGCCCGGCATCGCCGACAGCCTGGTCGTGCACCTCGAGGATCCCGCGGGCGGCAACGGCGAACTGATCCTCTTCGTCACCACGACCTCCGGCGTCGAGGTGGACGACGCCCTGGTCGACACCCTGCGCGCCGCGCTGCGTACGTCGCTGTCCCCCCGGCACGTACCCGACCGCGTCGTAGGGGTGCGCGCCGTCCCGCGCAACCTCACCGGCAAGAAGCTGGAGCTCCCGGTGAAGCGGATCCTGCAGGGCGCGACACCGCACGACGTGGTCAGCCGGGACGCGCTCGCGGACCCGGCATCCCTGGACCCGTTCATCGCGCTGGCGGCGGAGGCGAGCGCATGA
- a CDS encoding crotonase/enoyl-CoA hydratase family protein has product MPDQSLPDLPSSLAVTRHGKVAVLTLNRPEKRNALDDATVLGIERFFTDLPDDVASVVIAAEGDHFSAGLDLSEMAERDTISGVRHSRMWHRAFELIEFGPVPVVCALKGAVVGGGLELAAAAHLRVAERSTFYALPEGMRGLFVGGGASVRLPRLIGVARMADLMLTGRRYDAEEGAAAGLSQYVVDDGAGLDEALRLATRIADNAPQSNYAVIQALPRIAESGRHEGYLMEAMMAAIAQGTDDAKGRMQEFLHGRGPKVTDR; this is encoded by the coding sequence GTGCCGGATCAGTCGCTGCCCGATCTGCCGTCCTCGCTGGCCGTCACCCGGCACGGGAAGGTCGCCGTGCTGACCCTCAACCGCCCGGAGAAGCGCAACGCCCTGGACGACGCGACGGTGCTCGGCATCGAACGGTTCTTCACCGATCTTCCCGATGACGTCGCGAGCGTGGTCATCGCCGCCGAGGGCGACCACTTCAGCGCGGGCCTGGACCTGTCGGAGATGGCAGAGCGGGACACCATCTCCGGCGTGCGGCACTCGCGGATGTGGCATCGCGCGTTCGAGCTCATCGAGTTCGGCCCCGTGCCGGTGGTGTGCGCCCTGAAGGGAGCGGTCGTGGGCGGAGGCCTCGAACTCGCCGCGGCCGCCCACCTGCGCGTCGCCGAACGCTCGACGTTCTACGCCCTGCCCGAGGGGATGCGCGGCCTGTTCGTCGGCGGCGGAGCATCGGTGCGACTGCCGCGGCTCATCGGCGTGGCCCGGATGGCCGATCTGATGCTCACCGGCCGTCGGTACGACGCCGAGGAGGGTGCCGCGGCCGGACTGTCCCAGTACGTCGTCGACGACGGTGCCGGCCTCGACGAGGCGCTGCGCCTGGCCACCCGGATCGCCGACAACGCACCGCAGAGCAACTACGCCGTCATCCAGGCACTCCCCCGCATCGCCGAATCCGGCCGGCATGAGGGCTATCTCATGGAGGCCATGATGGCCGCCATCGCCCAGGGCACCGACGATGCGAAGGGTCGCATGCAAGAGTTCCTGCATGGCCGCGGGCCGAAGGTGACCGACCGATGA
- a CDS encoding chloride channel protein — protein sequence MMQPNVTHDGDAALTLRFWGAIVLTGVLTGLIGDLLMGLLRLVSRIAFGARGFGDFADKVAAAGPWHRLTPLLVAGVIGGVGWYLLRRFTPGRKSEVDDVLWTGEGRLSVRRSAGTSVLSEIVVGLGASLGREAAPKLMGAVSGNVVAGWLRLTPAQLRLLVACGAGAGLACVYNVPLGGALFTAEVLVGAVNLPIVLPALACAGVATVTAWVGLSDHATYVGIPQFSYDPRLLVWALLLGPVVGVLAAGYVRLIGIVSHYRVTGRWMLIAPLVAFAVLGVLALRYPLLYGNGSDIARLGLIGGGSLALFVALAVLKPFVTLLCLGSGASGGLFTPVLSTGAALGAALGILWSDVWPGSPVGAYALIGAAAMVGAGMQAPLAALALLLELTHGGFGLMVPMIVAAVIATAITRWIDGYSIYSARLSAPARV from the coding sequence ATGATGCAGCCGAACGTCACCCACGACGGCGACGCGGCCCTGACCCTGCGCTTCTGGGGTGCGATCGTCCTCACCGGTGTGCTGACCGGCCTGATCGGTGATCTGCTCATGGGCCTGCTGCGGCTCGTGTCGCGCATCGCGTTCGGTGCCAGAGGGTTCGGGGACTTCGCGGACAAGGTCGCCGCCGCAGGCCCCTGGCATCGACTCACGCCGCTGCTGGTCGCCGGTGTCATCGGCGGGGTCGGGTGGTATCTGCTGCGCCGGTTCACCCCCGGACGCAAATCCGAGGTGGACGACGTCCTCTGGACGGGTGAAGGACGCCTGTCGGTACGCCGCAGCGCCGGCACGTCCGTGCTGTCCGAGATCGTCGTGGGCCTCGGCGCGTCGCTCGGCCGCGAGGCCGCGCCCAAGCTGATGGGCGCGGTGTCGGGCAACGTGGTCGCCGGGTGGCTGAGGCTGACCCCGGCGCAGCTGCGCCTGCTGGTGGCATGCGGCGCCGGTGCCGGTTTGGCCTGCGTCTACAACGTGCCGCTCGGCGGTGCACTCTTCACGGCGGAGGTGCTGGTCGGCGCGGTCAACCTGCCCATCGTGCTGCCGGCGCTGGCGTGCGCGGGCGTGGCGACCGTCACGGCATGGGTCGGTCTGTCGGACCACGCGACGTACGTGGGCATCCCACAGTTCTCCTACGACCCGCGGCTGCTGGTCTGGGCCCTCCTGCTCGGGCCCGTCGTGGGCGTGCTGGCCGCAGGGTACGTGCGGCTGATCGGGATCGTGTCCCACTACCGCGTCACCGGGCGATGGATGCTGATCGCACCGCTCGTGGCGTTCGCCGTGCTCGGTGTGCTGGCGCTGCGCTATCCGCTGCTCTACGGGAACGGGTCGGACATCGCCCGCCTCGGCCTCATCGGCGGCGGATCACTGGCGCTCTTCGTTGCGTTGGCCGTGCTGAAACCGTTCGTGACGTTGCTCTGTCTGGGCAGTGGCGCCTCGGGTGGTCTGTTCACTCCGGTGCTCAGCACGGGGGCCGCCCTGGGCGCCGCCCTCGGCATCCTCTGGAGCGACGTGTGGCCGGGGTCGCCCGTCGGCGCGTACGCGCTGATCGGTGCGGCCGCGATGGTCGGCGCCGGGATGCAGGCCCCCCTTGCGGCGCTGGCGCTGCTGCTCGAACTCACGCACGGCGGGTTCGGGCTGATGGTGCCGATGATCGTCGCCGCGGTGATCGCGACGGCGATCACGCGCTGGATCGACGGATATTCGATCTACTCGGCACGCCTCTCCGCGCCGGCGAGGGTGTAG
- a CDS encoding MscL family protein has product MQGFKDFIMRGNLVELAVAFVIATAFARVVQALVVVIMDIVGKIGGSPSFSSYQPSGIHVGDFITALIGFLLLAAVVYFFVVVPYNKATELALRRRKGDVEIEDVPTELDLLVQIRDELRAGPRA; this is encoded by the coding sequence ATGCAGGGTTTCAAAGACTTCATCATGCGCGGAAATCTCGTCGAACTCGCCGTCGCATTCGTCATCGCGACGGCTTTCGCCAGAGTCGTTCAGGCATTGGTCGTCGTCATCATGGACATCGTCGGCAAGATCGGCGGGTCGCCGAGTTTCTCCAGCTACCAACCGAGTGGGATCCACGTCGGCGACTTCATCACCGCGCTCATCGGATTCCTGCTCCTGGCGGCAGTCGTCTACTTCTTCGTGGTCGTGCCCTACAACAAGGCGACCGAGCTGGCCCTGCGCCGCCGTAAGGGCGATGTCGAAATCGAAGACGTCCCGACCGAGCTCGACCTGCTGGTGCAGATCCGCGACGAGCTGCGGGCAGGACCGCGCGCCTGA
- a CDS encoding exo-alpha-sialidase: MNSRTHALAGPLAAAVMLGAGFVSAGPAYAGGPAPGPAAEAPALHLTDLAVRGEGGYPQYRIPALTSTTKGTLLAAYDGRPTISDLPNHITILLRRSTDQGRTWSQQQIVRQAPAPAGFGDPSLLVDHRTGRIFLFYAAGMNQGFGGSGTGNSETDPNILQTDYSYSDDDGRTWTSRRITSQIKNPSWSGLFAASGQGIQLVHGPYAGRLIQQYLIRISGQNYAASAYSDDDGATWKMGRPVGPGMDENKTVELADGSVMLNSRATPHRLVAISRDGGVTYSTPQADPALVDPADNGSIIRVAPDAPRSDPRSRQLLFVNNDDPLLRRNLTVRMSCDSGRTWPISRVVDSGSAEYSTLTRQSNGRFGLLYERNGVQEVTYTSFGLDWLKGACAPVSVTAPDGVRAGRSATVTATVTDQEAHALAKGTLQVSGPAGWEVSRVTVPRVQPGRSVRVRIGVQVPRTAFGDQDLTFAYTSVGRRSGTIATLHVQAAPWAPARPQLEGTAVLDHLDAAGAAGLPGDVVTYAMKVQNTGNTTVNDVTLTGGLDGLGVCHYSALVPGQSYKCSATHTLTTAEVANGFAPEVRLTGTTPDGSSTSTRVRVEPWSDPTQG; the protein is encoded by the coding sequence ATGAACTCTCGTACCCACGCCCTTGCCGGACCCCTCGCCGCCGCCGTCATGCTCGGCGCCGGCTTCGTCAGTGCCGGACCCGCATATGCGGGCGGGCCCGCGCCCGGGCCGGCGGCCGAGGCTCCGGCCCTGCACCTGACCGATCTGGCGGTCCGGGGCGAGGGCGGCTATCCGCAGTACCGGATCCCGGCCCTTACCTCGACGACGAAGGGCACGCTGCTGGCTGCGTACGACGGACGGCCAACGATCAGCGACCTGCCCAATCACATCACGATCCTGCTGCGGCGCAGCACCGACCAGGGCCGCACCTGGAGCCAGCAGCAGATCGTCCGACAAGCGCCCGCTCCCGCAGGCTTCGGTGACCCCAGCCTGCTCGTGGATCATCGCACCGGACGCATCTTCCTGTTCTACGCCGCTGGCATGAACCAGGGGTTCGGCGGAAGCGGCACCGGCAACAGCGAGACGGATCCGAACATCCTGCAGACCGACTACAGCTACTCCGACGACGACGGTCGCACCTGGACGTCGCGACGGATCACCTCACAGATCAAGAACCCGTCGTGGTCCGGTCTCTTCGCGGCGTCCGGGCAGGGCATCCAGCTCGTCCACGGCCCGTACGCAGGACGCCTCATCCAGCAGTACCTCATTCGCATCTCCGGGCAGAATTACGCTGCCAGCGCCTACAGCGACGACGACGGCGCGACATGGAAGATGGGTCGACCGGTGGGGCCCGGCATGGACGAGAACAAGACGGTCGAGCTCGCAGACGGCAGCGTGATGCTGAACTCGCGTGCCACGCCGCATCGCCTGGTCGCGATCTCCCGCGACGGCGGCGTGACCTACTCCACCCCGCAGGCCGACCCGGCGCTGGTCGACCCGGCCGACAACGGGTCGATCATCCGGGTGGCCCCGGACGCCCCTCGCAGCGACCCGCGGTCCCGACAGCTGCTCTTCGTCAACAACGACGACCCCCTGCTCCGTCGCAACCTGACGGTGCGGATGTCCTGCGACAGCGGCCGCACCTGGCCGATCTCACGCGTGGTCGACTCCGGCAGTGCCGAGTACTCGACCCTGACCCGCCAGAGCAACGGCCGATTCGGTCTGCTCTACGAGCGCAACGGTGTGCAGGAGGTCACCTACACCTCGTTCGGTCTCGACTGGTTGAAGGGAGCGTGCGCCCCGGTCTCGGTGACGGCGCCGGACGGCGTCCGGGCGGGCAGGTCGGCGACGGTGACCGCGACCGTCACCGACCAGGAGGCGCATGCCCTGGCGAAGGGCACACTGCAGGTGAGCGGTCCCGCCGGCTGGGAGGTGTCACGGGTGACCGTGCCACGCGTGCAGCCGGGCCGCAGTGTGAGGGTCAGGATCGGCGTCCAGGTGCCCAGGACCGCATTCGGTGACCAGGACCTGACGTTCGCCTACACCAGTGTCGGCCGTCGTTCCGGCACGATCGCGACACTGCACGTGCAGGCAGCGCCGTGGGCACCGGCACGGCCGCAACTCGAGGGCACCGCTGTGCTGGACCACCTGGACGCAGCGGGCGCGGCGGGCCTGCCGGGCGACGTCGTCACCTACGCGATGAAAGTGCAGAACACCGGCAACACCACGGTGAACGACGTCACGCTCACCGGCGGTCTGGACGGGCTCGGCGTCTGCCACTATTCCGCGCTCGTCCCCGGCCAGAGCTACAAATGCTCGGCCACCCACACCCTCACGACCGCGGAGGTCGCCAACGGGTTCGCACCCGAGGTGCGGTTGACCGGCACCACGCCCGACGGGTCCTCCACGTCGACGCGGGTGAGGGTCGAACCCTGGTCGGATCCGACCCAGGGCTGA
- a CDS encoding N-acetylmannosamine-6-phosphate 2-epimerase yields MPDLLESLRGRLIVSCQAYPGEPMRDPHTMTRVAQAAVDGGAAAIRAQGIEDLTSIVAAVDVPVIGLWKDGDADVYITPTLEHALAVAATGAHIVAIDGTGQARPDGRTLEQTIEALHQQSTALVMTDCSTLEEGVAAASYGADLVGTTLAGYTSYTAKTSGPDLALVTALVDALDVPVICEGRVHSPAQAAQAIDAGAFAVVVGTAITHPSTITGWFEHAVRGAAGAGGRE; encoded by the coding sequence ATGCCTGATCTGCTGGAGAGCCTGCGCGGGCGGCTCATCGTCTCCTGTCAGGCCTACCCCGGTGAGCCGATGCGCGATCCGCACACCATGACCCGGGTCGCGCAGGCCGCTGTCGACGGTGGTGCCGCGGCGATCCGGGCGCAGGGCATCGAGGACCTCACCTCGATCGTGGCCGCGGTGGACGTGCCGGTCATCGGTCTGTGGAAGGACGGCGACGCCGACGTCTACATCACCCCGACGCTGGAGCACGCACTCGCGGTCGCCGCGACCGGGGCGCACATCGTGGCGATCGACGGGACCGGTCAGGCCCGGCCGGACGGCCGCACCCTCGAGCAGACGATCGAGGCCCTGCACCAGCAGTCGACGGCGCTCGTCATGACCGACTGCTCCACTCTCGAGGAGGGAGTGGCCGCCGCCTCGTACGGCGCGGACCTGGTGGGGACCACGCTCGCCGGATACACGTCGTACACGGCGAAGACGTCCGGTCCGGACCTCGCGCTCGTCACGGCGCTCGTCGACGCCCTCGACGTGCCGGTCATCTGCGAGGGGCGCGTGCACTCCCCCGCGCAGGCGGCACAGGCCATCGACGCCGGCGCGTTCGCTGTCGTCGTGGGCACGGCCATCACCCACCCGAGCACCATCACCGGCTGGTTCGAGCACGCCGTCCGCGGCGCGGCTGGTGCGGGCGGTCGCGAGTAG
- a CDS encoding ROK family protein, which produces MTRPPLAQTAVIGVDLGGTKTNAALIDRDGRVLRRATAATPGQRGPEEIVRTVGHLVEEVGADAHPLALGVGSAGVIDQVRGEVVSATSVLRDWAGTPIRRVLEQWTGLPVAVDNDVHAHALGEIWRGRGREAHSMLLVAVGTGVGASLVLDGQVWHGARHVAGHLGHIASPYADGRECVCGGWGHLESVAAGPAICAEVARRTGEPVARLQDVVRAAAGGSGVETDALRQGALALGVAVGGVVNLLDPQLVVITGGVAAAGPSWWSAMDQALRDELLPATADVAVLDSELGADAALLGAARLAFERIVDA; this is translated from the coding sequence ATGACCCGCCCTCCCCTGGCGCAGACCGCCGTCATCGGGGTGGACCTCGGAGGCACCAAGACCAACGCCGCGCTGATCGACCGCGACGGGCGCGTCCTGCGCCGGGCCACCGCGGCCACCCCGGGACAACGGGGTCCGGAAGAGATCGTCCGGACCGTCGGCCACCTCGTGGAGGAGGTCGGCGCCGACGCCCACCCGCTGGCCCTCGGTGTCGGCAGCGCGGGTGTCATCGACCAGGTGCGCGGTGAGGTCGTCTCCGCCACCAGCGTCCTGCGCGACTGGGCGGGCACACCGATCCGACGGGTGCTGGAGCAGTGGACCGGTCTGCCGGTGGCCGTCGACAACGACGTGCACGCCCATGCCCTGGGGGAGATCTGGCGCGGTCGTGGCCGCGAGGCGCACAGCATGCTGCTGGTCGCCGTGGGCACCGGCGTCGGCGCCTCGCTCGTCCTCGACGGGCAGGTCTGGCACGGCGCCCGCCATGTCGCCGGTCACCTCGGCCACATCGCATCGCCGTACGCGGACGGGCGAGAGTGCGTCTGCGGCGGGTGGGGACATCTGGAGTCGGTCGCTGCCGGGCCCGCGATCTGCGCCGAGGTCGCCCGCCGGACCGGCGAACCGGTGGCCCGCCTGCAGGACGTCGTCCGCGCTGCCGCCGGCGGCTCGGGTGTCGAGACCGACGCCCTGCGCCAGGGCGCACTGGCCCTCGGCGTCGCCGTGGGGGGCGTGGTGAACCTGCTCGATCCGCAGCTGGTCGTCATCACCGGGGGCGTCGCCGCCGCCGGTCCCTCATGGTGGTCCGCGATGGACCAGGCGCTGCGCGACGAGCTCCTGCCGGCGACCGCCGACGTCGCCGTGCTCGACAGTGAACTCGGCGCCGATGCCGCTCTCCTCGGAGCCGCCCGACTCGCCTTCGAGAGGATCGTCGATGCCTGA